The nucleotide window AGAACAGCGGCACGGGCGCGCGCACCTTTTCGACCGGCACCAGCGCCACGCCGTTGCCGACATCGACACGGGCTTGTTCCTGGGCGGCGGCGATGGCCAGCAGGGTGATGAGGATCAGAACGATGGCTTTCATTGGGGAAAGAGGGGTGGGTGCGCCGGGCGCGGGCGGATGGACACGGACGAGGGAAAAGTCATGAGCGGGGGAGTTTCCTGATTTCTTCCGTGTCCATCCGGCCGGGTCCGGCGGAGATGGGTTGGGTTCGGGTGGTGAGTCGCGGGCGTGGTTCTCCCACCGGGATATCACGGTCCCGCGGCGCGTTGTGTAAATGGAGCGTCAATTCAACGGAGCTTCCCGGTCATGCCGGTGAGCTCGCCGACGCGGCTACTGGTGCTGTAGTAGTTCTTCACCCGGGCGATCACCGGGCTGAGGGTGGTGAAATCGGTGGCATCCGCCAGCGGGCCGCCGCGGAGTTTCTCGGCGGCAAGCATGGAGATCGTCGCGAGCTGGATGGAAGGCCGCGCCTGATCGAAGGCGGGTGTCTTCTCATCGTGCGGAATCGTCCAGGTGTTCTCGACCATCTTGTCGGAGGCGGTGTCGCGGAAGCGCACGCTCACCTCGCCGATCTCGCCGCTGCCATCCGGACGGGTCTCGACCTGATAGAGCGCCACGCCCGCTTCGTCCGCGGCCAGTTCGGCGGCGTCCACGGCATCGTTGTGGAAGTCCTCGGTATTGAGGCGGTGTTTCTCGAAGCCGATCAACTTGTAGCGGGATACGCGGTCCGGGTTGAAATGAACCTGCACCTTCACGTTCTCCGCGGCGGGTCGGAAGGCTCCGGCGAGCTGCCTGGCGAAGTTGGCATCCGCGTCCTTCGGATCGTTGACGATGTAGTAGCGACCGTTGCCGTGGCGGGTGAGTGCTTCCAACATGCGGTCGTTGAGGCCGCCCGCACCGATGCCCGCGGCATCGAAGGCAATGCCCTGCTGACGCAGCGCGGCGACCTTCTGCGCGAGATCATCTGGCTGGGCGTTGCCGAGATTGGCCGCGCCGTCCGTGAGCAGCACGATGCGGTTCTGGGCGGTGGGGTTCCTGCGCTGGATGGCGAGTTCGCCCGCGAGCTTCAGGGCTTCTTCGAGGTTGGTGCCGCCTTCGCTGGGCAGCTTGTCCACCAGTTCGACCAGCTTCTTGGCTTCGGCACCGGACAAGCGGTCCGCGAGCAGATGCGGCGTCCGCGAGAACCCCGCGAGCGTGACGGTATCGCCAGGCTGCAGCAGCGAGGCCAGCTGGGCGATGGCGGCCTTCAGCCCTTCATGGCGGTCTTCGCGTTCCATCGAGCCGGAGTTGTCCAGCAGCAGCGTGAGATTGAGAGGCTGGCCCTGGCCGCGACCGGCGGAGCCGACACGCATCGCGACACGCACGATGTTCCTCTGGGGCAGCACCGGATGCGCGGCCTGCTCGATGGCACAAGCAACCGGTTCGCCGGATGCGGGTGCGGGATCGCCGTAGTCGAAGGCGTTGTAGAACTCTTCGGTGCGGATCTGGTCCGCGGACAAACGCTCGCCGCGATCCAACGCCGCCTTCGCCAGCTTGAACGAGGCATCGCTGACATGAAGCGAGAAGGTTGAGAACGGCTCCGTGGCAGCGATGGTTTCGTCGGCGGGAACGGGTGCCGGTTTGGGAGGTGCGGGTGTGAGGCCCTCCGTGGCGTCGAGTTGTTTCTTCAATTCAAGAAGTTCTCCCGTTTGGCTTTTGAGGGAATTCTGAATGTGATCTTTGCTTGCAAGGTCTCCAAGGCTGGACCGAGAGAATTTCTCTTTCAATTTCGAGATCGCCTCGGGACTGGCGTTGTTTTCGGCAATCTGCTTTTCAGTTTTTTCGTATTCGTCGTAGAGGGCGAGTGAGGCTTTGTATCTCTGAATCACCGCCTCTTTTTCGGTGATCATTTGCTTCAAGCTTCCGACGGAAACGGATCTCTCGGCCGGCATGGATTCATCGAGCAATGACAACTCCCGGGAGCGGTCCACCTGTGCCTGCTGGTAGTCG belongs to Luteolibacter ambystomatis and includes:
- a CDS encoding YfbK domain-containing protein, which translates into the protein MKEEDSNPLEPVGDEPIEARIVAWVLGDASAFEAAELERLCAANPELEAFRRRMLALHGLLGEAGDTAPDDQWKLSPDRRSKVEALFNAPSAPAAATLLKPQKRSSQPWIRQALMATAACLVLAAGFRYVFAPAKNTQATLAVNESVGVMSARKPSEALWAGRDLPMAEGYASSQPVLPEIADADGEILGRTELVPNRPMGEGLEIGDKTWRSAGGKDLADNSERGSAIRSRAKAAPAKPATPPAGAPAQRYSARGPSEMSFAAAAPPAPAITAAPTRPEVKTEIASSSETRANTDFIRPVDGQTIAGVPANDADARNVVTGGLRSGDGTITRNNIDSVLNNPNRVAQAKGEKLSEEIAKNQSAADLAFDTPAPPSSGPALAAKEENARSESGKLGLAGESTARDEERSKKFTSEGLAAARKAAPKGQIADGGSPADLVWSTPDESIKQDMRRTGAGALSANKSEVIREFNYSTEFEPPADSTPRNPQARAAAVPADPLAPAPASAAQSDGAKTGAGYGGQLAQRETIRREDAVTEGDKLFMDGRNAYANGDYQQAQVDRSRELSLLDESMPAERSVSVGSLKQMITEKEAVIQRYKASLALYDEYEKTEKQIAENNASPEAISKLKEKFSRSSLGDLASKDHIQNSLKSQTGELLELKKQLDATEGLTPAPPKPAPVPADETIAATEPFSTFSLHVSDASFKLAKAALDRGERLSADQIRTEEFYNAFDYGDPAPASGEPVACAIEQAAHPVLPQRNIVRVAMRVGSAGRGQGQPLNLTLLLDNSGSMEREDRHEGLKAAIAQLASLLQPGDTVTLAGFSRTPHLLADRLSGAEAKKLVELVDKLPSEGGTNLEEALKLAGELAIQRRNPTAQNRIVLLTDGAANLGNAQPDDLAQKVAALRQQGIAFDAAGIGAGGLNDRMLEALTRHGNGRYYIVNDPKDADANFARQLAGAFRPAAENVKVQVHFNPDRVSRYKLIGFEKHRLNTEDFHNDAVDAAELAADEAGVALYQVETRPDGSGEIGEVSVRFRDTASDKMVENTWTIPHDEKTPAFDQARPSIQLATISMLAAEKLRGGPLADATDFTTLSPVIARVKNYYSTSSRVGELTGMTGKLR